From one Tsukamurella tyrosinosolvens genomic stretch:
- a CDS encoding LLM class flavin-dependent oxidoreductase, protein MKKIGFLSFGHWTDSPGSRTRTAADVLHQSIDLAVAAEKVGADGAYFRVHHFARQLGSPFPLLAAIGARTSRIEIGTGVIDMRYENPLYFAEDAGAADLIAGERLQLGVSRGSPEQVIEGYKYFGYQPDEGKTDADMGREHTEFMLKVLEGGGFAQPNPRPMFPNPPGLLRVEPHSPTLRDRIWWGAASDATAEWAAKLGMNLMSSTLKTDESGEPFHVQQANQIRKFRNAWAEAGHDHEPRVSVSRSIMPIIDDESRAYFGHERSSDDQFGVIDDFRAVFGRTYAGEPEELVEQLRDDEGIAEADTVLVTVPNQLGVEYNTRLLESLVKDVGPALGWK, encoded by the coding sequence ATGAAGAAGATCGGCTTCCTGTCCTTCGGTCACTGGACCGATTCGCCCGGCTCGCGGACCCGCACCGCGGCCGACGTCCTGCACCAGTCGATCGATCTCGCGGTGGCGGCCGAGAAAGTGGGCGCCGACGGTGCCTACTTCCGCGTGCACCACTTCGCCCGACAGCTCGGCTCGCCGTTCCCGCTGCTCGCCGCGATCGGCGCGCGCACGTCGCGGATCGAGATCGGCACCGGCGTGATCGACATGCGCTACGAGAACCCGCTGTACTTCGCGGAGGACGCGGGCGCCGCCGACCTCATCGCGGGCGAGCGGCTGCAACTCGGCGTGAGCCGGGGGTCGCCCGAGCAGGTGATCGAGGGCTACAAGTACTTCGGCTACCAGCCCGACGAGGGCAAGACCGACGCCGACATGGGCCGCGAGCACACCGAGTTCATGCTCAAGGTGCTCGAGGGCGGCGGCTTCGCGCAGCCGAACCCGCGCCCGATGTTCCCGAACCCGCCGGGGCTGCTGCGCGTCGAGCCGCACTCCCCCACCCTGCGAGACCGGATCTGGTGGGGCGCCGCGTCCGACGCCACCGCCGAGTGGGCGGCGAAGCTCGGCATGAACCTCATGAGCTCCACGCTGAAGACCGACGAGTCGGGCGAGCCCTTCCACGTGCAGCAGGCGAACCAGATCCGGAAGTTCCGCAACGCCTGGGCCGAGGCCGGCCACGACCACGAGCCGCGGGTCTCGGTGAGCCGCAGCATCATGCCGATCATCGACGACGAGAGCCGCGCCTACTTCGGCCACGAGCGCTCCAGCGACGACCAGTTCGGCGTGATCGACGACTTCCGCGCCGTCTTCGGCCGCACCTACGCCGGCGAGCCGGAGGAGCTCGTCGAGCAACTGCGAGACGACGAGGGCATCGCCGAGGCCGACACCGTGCTGGTGACGGTCCCGAACCAGCTGGGCGTGGAGTACAACACCCGCCTGCTGGAGTCCCTGGTCAAGGACGTGGGCCCGGCACTCGGCTGGAAGTAG
- a CDS encoding (2Fe-2S) ferredoxin domain-containing protein — translation MTAILVGMSAGVDPDDLTALARSASAEPAFLQVHDPALVDVLTAVADRGASDVLLIGAGWAQPGPKRSWLRRVAAHWLRGYDGAPTLRLAPQLLAEPDLDLLAAAIAAGGAPMTADAAPLHSPAWEEVPQHRHQVLVCRGPRCSALGASALTSAFGDELRRAGLGDDDALVTVTGCQFPCNHAPVVTVQPDDAWYGRVTVDDVPDLVDAHLLREQRAAHLLLPRERSAARRSAEYSDRSPGL, via the coding sequence GTGACCGCGATCCTCGTCGGGATGTCCGCCGGCGTCGATCCCGACGATCTCACCGCCCTCGCCCGCAGCGCCTCTGCGGAGCCCGCCTTCCTCCAGGTCCACGACCCGGCGCTGGTCGACGTGCTCACCGCGGTCGCCGACCGCGGCGCCTCCGACGTCCTGCTCATCGGCGCGGGATGGGCGCAGCCCGGCCCGAAGCGGTCGTGGTTGCGCCGGGTCGCCGCGCACTGGCTCCGGGGGTACGACGGTGCGCCGACGCTCCGCCTCGCGCCGCAGCTGCTCGCCGAACCGGACCTCGACCTCCTCGCGGCCGCGATCGCCGCGGGCGGGGCGCCGATGACCGCGGACGCCGCGCCCCTGCACTCGCCGGCGTGGGAGGAGGTGCCGCAGCACCGGCACCAGGTGCTCGTGTGTCGCGGCCCCCGCTGCTCGGCCCTCGGGGCTTCGGCGCTGACCTCGGCGTTCGGCGACGAGCTGCGTCGCGCGGGCCTGGGCGACGACGACGCACTGGTCACGGTCACCGGGTGCCAGTTCCCGTGCAATCACGCGCCCGTCGTCACGGTGCAGCCGGACGACGCGTGGTACGGGCGAGTCACCGTCGACGACGTCCCCGACCTCGTCGATGCGCACCTGCTCCGCGAGCAGCGCGCCGCGCACCTCCTGCTCCCCCGGGAACGCTCGGCGGCCCGACGGTCAGCGGAATATTCGGACCGCAGTCCGGGGTTGTAG
- a CDS encoding ABC transporter substrate-binding protein has protein sequence MRPIALAPPLALSVAATLLTGCGTAPATPAARPSERFPVSVTTCDFTTEVTSEPRRIVTMNQGATEVAIALGVADRMVGTAYLDDAVAPPFRADYERIPVLAAKYPTQEKMLSVRPDLVYGSYNSAFSEKNAGDRARLQGQGIATLLAPAGCATKPERASWDLIWDELTAAGRAFGTEDAAAKLIAAQKSELGGAALRGAARGQRIFWWDYGAPSGLNVGAGKGTPQLLIESVGGVNVFAHLPGNWAEVSLENVVGTNPDVIVVADTAGHPAQDRIDQARKDPALSQLRAVRENRFVVIPFSETTSGVRLLDGARRVAEGIRALP, from the coding sequence ATGCGGCCCATCGCCCTCGCTCCTCCCCTCGCCTTGTCCGTCGCGGCTACTCTCCTCACCGGCTGCGGCACCGCCCCGGCGACGCCTGCGGCGCGCCCCTCCGAGCGGTTCCCCGTCAGCGTCACCACCTGCGACTTCACGACGGAGGTGACGTCGGAACCTCGGCGGATCGTCACGATGAACCAGGGCGCGACCGAGGTCGCGATCGCCCTCGGCGTCGCCGATCGGATGGTCGGCACCGCCTACCTCGACGACGCCGTCGCCCCGCCCTTCCGGGCCGACTACGAGCGGATCCCCGTGCTGGCGGCGAAGTACCCGACGCAGGAGAAGATGCTCTCGGTCCGCCCGGACCTGGTCTACGGCTCGTACAACTCGGCGTTCAGCGAGAAGAACGCCGGCGATCGCGCACGACTGCAGGGCCAGGGCATCGCGACGCTCCTGGCCCCGGCGGGCTGCGCGACGAAGCCGGAGCGCGCGTCGTGGGATCTGATCTGGGACGAGCTGACCGCCGCGGGTCGAGCCTTCGGCACCGAGGACGCCGCGGCGAAGCTCATCGCGGCGCAGAAGTCCGAGCTCGGCGGTGCCGCGCTCCGGGGCGCTGCGCGGGGCCAGCGGATCTTCTGGTGGGACTACGGCGCGCCGTCCGGGCTCAACGTGGGCGCCGGCAAGGGCACGCCGCAGCTGCTCATCGAGTCGGTCGGCGGCGTGAACGTCTTCGCCCATCTGCCCGGCAATTGGGCCGAGGTCTCGCTGGAGAACGTGGTCGGCACGAACCCCGACGTGATCGTCGTGGCCGATACGGCGGGACACCCGGCGCAGGACCGGATCGATCAGGCGCGCAAGGATCCCGCCCTGAGCCAGCTCCGTGCCGTCCGCGAGAACCGGTTCGTCGTGATCCCGTTCTCGGAGACCACCTCCGGCGTCCGCCTGCTCGACGGCGCCCGGCGCGTCGCCGAGGGAATCCGGGCGCTGCCGTGA
- a CDS encoding helix-turn-helix domain-containing protein has product MSLGLTQQTLADLAGASRSSVQSLEYGRTSVSHAAFLRVLDALGLDVTISPKGDG; this is encoded by the coding sequence GTGTCCCTCGGGCTGACACAGCAGACGCTCGCAGACCTGGCCGGAGCCTCCAGGTCGAGTGTCCAGTCGTTGGAATACGGCCGCACGTCGGTCTCCCACGCAGCGTTCCTTCGCGTGCTCGACGCGCTGGGACTCGACGTGACCATCAGCCCGAAGGGCGACGGATGA